In a genomic window of Streptomyces sp. SJL17-4:
- a CDS encoding LacI family DNA-binding transcriptional regulator — MVSCALSYEGSSGVVSGRQSGRPTLEQVAARAGVGRGTVSRVINGSPRVSEQTRTAVARAVAELGYVPNQAARALAGSRTDAIALVIPEAEARLFAEPYFLDLIRGVSAELAEADKQLLLTLVRSEQERQRFEQYLAAQRVDGVLLASVHGDDPLPDRIRELGLPVVMNGRRSEAEPVPYVDSDNIGAGRAAVAHLVGRGRSRIATVTGPLDMYVARARLGGYRAGLAEAGLAPDEALVSAGDFTEEGGRRAMRLLLDRSPDVDAVFAASDVMAAGARGVLREAGRRVPEDVALVGVDDSAVARLMDPPLTSVRQPIEEMGRTMARMLIREIQGGAEAPEEPRRHVLPTELIARESC; from the coding sequence ATGGTGAGCTGCGCGTTGTCCTACGAGGGGAGTTCGGGAGTTGTGAGCGGACGGCAGAGCGGCAGACCCACTCTGGAGCAGGTCGCGGCCAGGGCCGGGGTCGGCCGGGGTACGGTCTCCCGGGTGATCAACGGCTCCCCTCGGGTGAGTGAGCAGACCAGAACGGCCGTCGCCAGAGCCGTCGCCGAACTCGGCTACGTACCCAACCAGGCCGCCCGCGCGCTCGCCGGCAGCCGTACGGACGCGATCGCTCTCGTCATCCCCGAGGCCGAGGCCCGGCTCTTCGCGGAGCCGTACTTCCTCGACCTCATCCGTGGGGTGAGCGCCGAACTGGCCGAGGCCGACAAGCAGTTGCTGCTCACTCTGGTCCGCAGCGAGCAGGAACGGCAGCGCTTCGAGCAGTATCTGGCCGCCCAGCGCGTCGACGGTGTCCTGCTCGCCTCCGTCCACGGTGACGATCCGTTGCCGGACCGGATCAGGGAACTGGGCCTGCCGGTCGTCATGAACGGACGCCGCTCCGAGGCGGAGCCCGTCCCGTACGTCGACTCCGACAACATCGGGGCCGGTCGGGCGGCGGTCGCCCATCTCGTGGGGCGCGGGCGGAGCAGGATCGCGACCGTCACCGGGCCGCTCGACATGTACGTGGCGCGCGCCCGGCTCGGCGGCTATCGGGCGGGGCTCGCGGAGGCCGGGCTCGCCCCCGACGAGGCGCTGGTCTCGGCGGGCGACTTCACCGAGGAGGGCGGGCGACGGGCCATGCGGCTGCTGCTCGACCGCAGCCCGGACGTGGACGCCGTCTTCGCCGCCTCCGACGTGATGGCGGCCGGCGCGCGCGGGGTGCTGCGGGAGGCGGGGCGGCGGGTGCCGGAGGACGTGGCGCTCGTGGGGGTCGACGACTCGGCGGTGGCGCGGCTGATGGACCCGCCGCTGACGAGTGTGCGGCAGCCGATCGAGGAGATGGGGCGCACCATGGCGCGGATGCTGATCCGGGAGATCCAGGGAGGCGCGGAGGCGCCGGAGGAGCCCCGCCGGCACGTGCTGCCGACGGAACTGATCGCGCGTGAGTCCTGCTGA
- a CDS encoding ABC transporter substrate-binding protein yields the protein MRTSSSRRGRRAAIAAVAVVVTGTTLLTGCGSDDDGKGGGGGQSNEKITLRIGTFGSFGYDNKTGAKLYAEYERLHPNIKIEESNVSDGQKYWDTLKLRLAQNSGVADIQAVEVGYIAEATGTAMANKWVDLGKEGGAKVDAFLDWKVKQATTGDGKVIALGTDIGPMAICYNKDLFAKAKLPTERDAVGKLWSGDWAKFIATGEKYKAAAPAGTSFHDSASGLFNAVVSSDPVQYANTSGELDWENSPGVKNAWENAVKAAQGGLTAKLRQFDEKGTWNAAFKNSKFATVACPSWMTGIIKDQAGPANQGKWDIAAPPVAGNWGGSFLAVPKAGKHTKEAAELAAWLTAPEQHAKVFAVNGNIPSSKDTLTSSAVQEAKLPYFGDTPVGKIFSSAASGITPAAISRYDGQVKTFLTDNGILDIEQRGTDPAKAWENVKKLVDDKIDQ from the coding sequence ATGCGCACTTCCAGCAGCAGACGCGGACGCCGTGCGGCGATCGCGGCGGTCGCCGTCGTCGTGACCGGCACGACCCTGCTCACCGGTTGCGGCAGCGACGACGACGGCAAGGGCGGCGGGGGCGGCCAGAGCAACGAGAAGATCACGCTGCGGATCGGGACCTTCGGTTCCTTCGGCTACGACAACAAGACCGGCGCGAAGCTCTACGCCGAGTACGAGCGGCTCCACCCGAACATCAAGATCGAGGAATCGAACGTCTCCGACGGCCAGAAGTACTGGGACACGCTGAAGCTGCGCCTCGCCCAGAACAGCGGCGTCGCCGACATCCAGGCCGTCGAGGTCGGCTACATCGCCGAGGCGACCGGCACGGCGATGGCGAACAAGTGGGTCGACCTCGGCAAGGAGGGCGGCGCCAAGGTCGACGCCTTCCTCGACTGGAAGGTCAAGCAGGCGACGACCGGAGACGGCAAGGTCATCGCCCTCGGCACCGACATCGGCCCCATGGCCATCTGCTACAACAAGGACCTCTTCGCCAAGGCCAAGCTGCCCACCGAGCGCGACGCGGTCGGCAAGCTGTGGTCCGGCGACTGGGCCAAGTTCATCGCGACCGGCGAGAAGTACAAGGCGGCCGCGCCCGCCGGAACCTCCTTCCACGACTCGGCGAGCGGTCTCTTCAACGCCGTCGTCTCCAGCGACCCGGTGCAGTACGCCAACACCAGCGGCGAGCTCGACTGGGAGAACAGCCCCGGCGTGAAGAACGCCTGGGAGAATGCGGTCAAGGCCGCCCAGGGCGGACTGACCGCCAAGCTGCGCCAGTTCGACGAGAAGGGCACCTGGAACGCGGCCTTCAAGAACTCGAAGTTCGCCACCGTCGCCTGCCCCAGCTGGATGACCGGCATCATCAAGGACCAGGCCGGCCCCGCCAACCAGGGCAAGTGGGACATCGCCGCACCGCCGGTCGCCGGCAACTGGGGCGGCTCCTTCCTCGCCGTGCCCAAGGCCGGGAAGCACACCAAGGAGGCCGCCGAGCTGGCCGCCTGGCTGACCGCTCCGGAGCAGCACGCCAAGGTCTTCGCGGTCAACGGCAACATCCCCTCGTCCAAGGACACGCTCACCTCCTCGGCGGTCCAGGAGGCGAAGCTGCCGTACTTCGGTGACACCCCCGTCGGCAAGATCTTCTCCAGCGCGGCGTCCGGGATCACCCCCGCCGCGATCAGCCGCTACGACGGCCAGGTGAAGACCTTCCTCACCGACAACGGCATCCTCGACATCGAGCAGCGCGGCACCGACCCGGCCAAGGCCTGGGAGAACGTCAAGAAGCTGGTCGACGACAAGATCGACCAGTAG
- a CDS encoding sugar ABC transporter permease — MATSVRARPDGSPPPAAPPSSPGPRGRRRSPGGWRSTLYRWDLKAIPYVFIAPFFLTFAAFGLFPLIYTGWLSLNRVELGGDPTWKGLENYTDLATSEFFWNALFNTFTIGVIATVPQLLMALGLAHLLNYKLRGRGFFRVAILAPYATSIAAATLVFAQLFNTDYGMINGVLGWVGFDPVNWESSKWPAQIAISVIVTWRWTGYNALIYLAAMQAVPQDLYEAASLDGASRWRQFISVTIPSIKPTIFFTIIVSTIGATQLFGEPMLFGGSVGISGGSGNQFQTLSLLMYEKGWVTGALGQASAIAWVMLLLLLLVGGVQALVSRHNRKKLGG, encoded by the coding sequence GTGGCCACCTCCGTTCGGGCCAGGCCGGACGGCTCCCCGCCGCCCGCCGCACCGCCCTCCTCCCCCGGCCCGCGCGGCCGCCGCCGCTCCCCCGGCGGCTGGCGCAGCACGCTCTACCGCTGGGACCTCAAGGCGATCCCGTACGTCTTCATCGCCCCCTTCTTCCTCACCTTCGCCGCCTTCGGCCTCTTCCCGCTGATCTACACCGGCTGGCTGTCGCTCAACCGGGTCGAGCTCGGCGGGGATCCGACATGGAAGGGTCTGGAGAACTACACCGACCTCGCGACCAGCGAGTTCTTCTGGAACGCGCTCTTCAACACCTTCACCATCGGGGTGATCGCGACCGTTCCCCAGCTGCTCATGGCGCTGGGCCTGGCGCATCTGCTCAACTACAAGCTCCGCGGCCGGGGCTTCTTCCGGGTCGCGATCCTCGCCCCGTACGCCACCTCGATCGCGGCGGCGACCCTGGTCTTCGCCCAGCTGTTCAACACCGACTACGGGATGATCAACGGCGTCCTCGGCTGGGTCGGCTTCGACCCGGTGAACTGGGAGTCGTCCAAGTGGCCGGCGCAGATCGCCATCTCGGTGATCGTCACCTGGCGCTGGACCGGCTACAACGCGCTGATCTACCTGGCCGCCATGCAGGCCGTGCCGCAGGACCTGTACGAGGCGGCCTCGCTCGACGGGGCCTCGCGCTGGCGCCAGTTCATCAGCGTCACGATCCCCTCGATCAAGCCGACGATCTTCTTCACGATCATCGTCTCCACCATCGGCGCCACCCAGCTCTTCGGTGAGCCGATGCTCTTCGGCGGCAGCGTCGGGATCAGTGGCGGCAGCGGCAACCAGTTCCAGACGCTGAGCCTGCTGATGTACGAGAAGGGGTGGGTGACCGGCGCGCTGGGCCAGGCTTCGGCGATCGCGTGGGTCATGCTGCTGCTCCTGCTGCTCGTCGGCGGCGTCCAGGCGCTCGTCTCCCGCCACAACCGCAAGAAGCTGGGGGGCTGA